One window from the genome of Nocardioides panaciterrulae encodes:
- a CDS encoding acyltransferase family protein — MADVIRGYRPDLDGLRTVAVYLVLLFHAGLGWFAGGFIGVDLFFCLSGFLVSSVLLGELLETGNLQVGRFYARRVRRLLPAAVVVVVATCLAFTLLWSVVLRAPVVGDAISALLYYANWHFLQAAGDYFATGIDKSPFLHFWSLSIEEQFYAFFPLLLLLLFKVVPRHRRRPTLLGVVGVLFAASLTLQLVLAPGSTDRAYYGTDTRLYQLLAGALLTIWLSGRTPGARRGVAGAAAGLGMLGILLVGTGVLDLNPSWRGVGAVVASLLLLGGLAHAEGGRLSRMLSVKPMVYLGRISYGTYLWHWPVIVALRTVLDTRPVVLAVLAFGLSTGLAALSFELLEMPVRRWSRLEPFRWRTAVTGVALSALVAAFVVPAILEQDRKPALSAGGGASASLVADADLGQKLQRPVPKADYGALSKQYGDQRFCDASDISACRAVQGSGPTVLLVGDSQAETLVPVFEKLAREHDFSLDLDVLAGCPWQEQLTNAKQSDGSAADCTKARVGWYDKVLPKLDPDVVVLLGRPRDDPAEWGDLVGRRDGKQLPLEQAVWRSTRETVEKVVKVAPAVIVQRLIMPETFNATDCLAGAKKVSQCLVTAQPKPSATDGFATTLAAQDPRVHTLDLNPIFCPTAPVCLPVRDGKVVFRDDHHYTVDYAMSQREQVWKALQATGALDGS, encoded by the coding sequence GTGGCCGACGTGATTCGCGGCTACCGACCAGACCTCGACGGCCTCCGCACCGTGGCGGTGTACCTGGTGCTGCTCTTCCACGCCGGCCTCGGCTGGTTCGCCGGCGGCTTCATCGGGGTCGACCTGTTCTTCTGCCTGTCGGGCTTCCTGGTCTCCAGCGTGCTGCTGGGTGAGCTGCTCGAGACCGGGAACCTGCAGGTGGGCCGCTTCTACGCCCGACGGGTCCGCCGCCTGCTGCCCGCGGCCGTGGTGGTCGTGGTGGCCACCTGCCTGGCGTTCACGCTGCTGTGGTCGGTGGTGCTGCGCGCACCCGTCGTGGGTGACGCGATCAGCGCGCTGCTCTACTACGCCAACTGGCACTTCCTCCAGGCCGCGGGCGACTACTTCGCCACCGGCATCGACAAGAGCCCGTTCCTGCACTTCTGGTCGCTGTCGATCGAGGAGCAGTTCTACGCGTTCTTCCCGCTGCTGCTGCTCCTGCTGTTCAAGGTCGTCCCGCGCCACCGTCGGCGGCCGACGCTCCTGGGCGTGGTCGGCGTGCTGTTCGCGGCCTCGCTGACCCTCCAACTCGTCCTCGCTCCGGGCAGCACCGACCGCGCCTACTACGGCACCGACACGCGCCTCTACCAGCTGCTCGCCGGTGCGCTGCTGACGATCTGGCTCTCGGGCCGGACGCCGGGCGCCCGCCGGGGCGTGGCCGGGGCCGCCGCCGGCCTCGGCATGCTCGGGATCCTGCTGGTCGGCACCGGCGTCCTGGACCTGAACCCCTCGTGGCGGGGGGTCGGCGCGGTCGTCGCCTCGCTGCTGCTGCTCGGCGGCCTCGCGCACGCCGAGGGCGGCCGGCTCTCGCGGATGCTCTCGGTCAAGCCGATGGTCTACCTCGGCCGGATCTCCTACGGCACCTACCTGTGGCACTGGCCGGTGATCGTCGCGCTGCGCACGGTCCTGGACACCAGGCCGGTCGTGCTCGCCGTGCTGGCCTTCGGCCTCTCCACGGGTCTGGCCGCGCTGTCCTTCGAGCTGCTCGAGATGCCGGTCCGCCGCTGGTCGCGGCTGGAGCCGTTCCGGTGGCGCACGGCGGTCACCGGCGTGGCGCTGAGCGCGCTGGTCGCGGCGTTCGTGGTCCCGGCGATCCTGGAGCAGGACCGCAAGCCGGCGCTCTCCGCCGGCGGCGGGGCAAGTGCCTCGCTGGTGGCCGACGCCGACCTCGGCCAGAAGCTGCAGCGACCGGTGCCGAAGGCCGACTACGGGGCGCTGAGCAAGCAGTACGGCGACCAGAGGTTCTGCGACGCCTCCGACATCTCGGCGTGCCGGGCCGTGCAGGGCTCGGGCCCGACGGTGCTGCTCGTCGGCGACAGCCAGGCCGAGACGCTCGTGCCGGTCTTCGAGAAGCTCGCCCGCGAGCACGACTTCTCCCTGGATCTCGACGTGCTCGCCGGCTGTCCCTGGCAGGAGCAGCTGACCAACGCCAAGCAGTCCGACGGGTCGGCCGCGGACTGCACGAAGGCCCGGGTCGGCTGGTACGACAAGGTGCTGCCGAAGCTGGACCCCGACGTGGTGGTGCTGCTGGGCCGTCCCCGCGACGACCCGGCGGAGTGGGGCGACCTCGTGGGCCGCCGCGACGGCAAGCAGCTGCCGCTGGAGCAGGCCGTGTGGCGCAGCACCCGGGAGACCGTGGAGAAGGTCGTCAAGGTCGCGCCCGCGGTGATCGTGCAGCGGCTGATCATGCCCGAGACCTTCAACGCCACCGACTGCCTGGCCGGTGCCAAGAAGGTGAGCCAGTGCCTGGTCACGGCCCAGCCGAAGCCCTCGGCCACCGACGGCTTCGCGACCACCCTGGCCGCCCAGGACCCCCGGGTGCACACGCTGGACCTCAACCCGATCTTCTGCCCCACGGCGCCGGTCTGCCTGCCGGTGCGGGACGGCAAGGTGGTCTTCCGCGACGACCACCACTACACGGTCGACTACGCCATGTCGCAACGCGAGCAGGTCTGGAAGGCGCTGCAGGCGACCGGTGCCCTCGACGGCAGCTGA
- the lepA gene encoding translation elongation factor 4 — protein sequence MSDPRALRPGQTDPAVIRNFCIIAHIDHGKSTLADRMLQLTGVVDARAARAQYLDRMDIERERGITIKSQAVRMPWTVTEDAAVLHGIESGPGTYVLNMIDTPGHVDFTYEVSRSLEACEAAILLVDAAQGIEAQTLANLYLAMGADLDIIPVLNKIDLPSANPEKYAAELAGLVGCDPADVLRVSAKTGEGVEAVLNEIVRRTPPPVGVDDAPARALIFDSVYDTYRGVITYVRVVDGRLNHRDRIKMMSTGATHELLEIGVISPEQVKVGEIGVGEVGYLITGVKDVRQSRVGDTITTQSNGATEPLGAYKHPNPMVFAGLYPIDGDQYTDLREALDKLQLNDAALAYEPETSGALGFGFRCGFLGLLHMEITRDRLEREFGLELISTAPNVVYNVTMEDGTEHEVTNPSEFPEGKIDEVREPVVRATILSPSDFIGTIMELCQTKRGTLLGMDYLSEDRVEMRYTLPMGEIVFDFFDQLKSRTKGYASLDYERSGDQAADLVKVDILLQGEPVDAFSAIVHRDTAYSYGVMMAGKLKDLIPRQQFEVPIQAAIGARVIARENIRAIRKDVLAKCYGGDITRKRKLLEKQKEGKKRMKMVGRVEVPQEAFVAALSTTQPTEKSGKK from the coding sequence ATGTCTGACCCACGCGCGCTCCGTCCCGGCCAAACCGACCCGGCGGTCATCCGCAACTTCTGCATCATCGCCCACATCGACCACGGCAAGTCGACGTTGGCCGACCGGATGCTGCAGCTGACCGGCGTGGTCGACGCGCGCGCCGCCCGGGCGCAGTACCTCGACCGGATGGACATCGAGCGCGAGCGCGGCATCACGATCAAGAGCCAGGCGGTCCGCATGCCGTGGACCGTGACCGAGGACGCGGCCGTGCTGCACGGCATCGAGTCCGGGCCGGGCACCTACGTGCTGAACATGATCGACACGCCTGGCCACGTCGACTTCACCTACGAGGTGTCCCGGTCGCTCGAGGCCTGCGAGGCGGCGATCCTGCTGGTCGACGCGGCGCAGGGCATCGAGGCGCAGACCCTGGCGAACCTCTACCTGGCCATGGGCGCCGACCTGGACATCATCCCGGTGCTGAACAAGATCGACCTGCCCAGCGCCAACCCCGAGAAGTACGCCGCGGAGCTGGCCGGCCTGGTCGGGTGCGACCCGGCCGACGTGCTGCGCGTGAGCGCCAAGACCGGCGAGGGCGTGGAGGCGGTGCTCAACGAGATCGTCAGGCGGACGCCGCCGCCGGTCGGCGTGGACGACGCGCCGGCCCGCGCGCTGATCTTCGACTCCGTCTACGACACCTACCGCGGCGTCATCACCTACGTGCGGGTCGTGGACGGCCGGCTCAACCACCGCGACCGGATCAAGATGATGTCCACCGGCGCCACCCACGAGCTGCTCGAGATCGGCGTGATCAGCCCCGAGCAGGTGAAGGTGGGGGAGATCGGGGTCGGCGAGGTCGGCTACCTGATCACCGGCGTGAAGGACGTGCGCCAGTCCCGGGTGGGTGACACCATCACCACCCAGAGCAACGGGGCGACCGAGCCGCTGGGCGCCTACAAGCACCCCAACCCGATGGTCTTCGCCGGGCTCTACCCGATCGACGGCGACCAGTACACCGACCTGCGTGAGGCGCTCGACAAGCTGCAGCTCAACGACGCCGCGCTCGCCTACGAGCCGGAGACCTCCGGGGCGCTCGGCTTCGGCTTCCGCTGCGGCTTCCTGGGGCTGCTGCACATGGAGATCACCCGCGACCGGCTCGAGCGCGAGTTCGGCCTCGAGCTGATCTCGACCGCGCCGAACGTCGTCTACAACGTGACCATGGAGGACGGCACCGAGCACGAGGTGACCAACCCCAGCGAGTTCCCCGAGGGCAAGATCGACGAGGTCCGCGAGCCGGTGGTCCGGGCGACGATCCTCAGCCCGTCGGACTTCATCGGCACGATCATGGAGCTGTGCCAGACCAAGCGCGGCACGCTGCTCGGCATGGACTACCTCTCCGAGGACCGCGTGGAGATGCGCTACACGCTGCCGATGGGCGAGATCGTCTTCGACTTCTTCGACCAGCTGAAGTCGCGCACCAAGGGCTACGCGTCCCTGGACTACGAGCGCTCCGGCGACCAGGCCGCCGACCTGGTCAAGGTCGACATCCTGCTGCAGGGCGAGCCGGTCGACGCGTTCTCCGCGATCGTGCACCGCGACACGGCGTACTCCTACGGCGTGATGATGGCCGGCAAGCTCAAGGACCTGATCCCGCGGCAGCAGTTCGAGGTGCCGATCCAGGCCGCGATCGGCGCGCGGGTGATCGCCCGCGAGAACATCCGCGCGATCCGCAAGGACGTGCTCGCCAAGTGCTACGGCGGTGACATCACCCGCAAGCGCAAGCTGCTGGAGAAGCAGAAGGAGGGCAAGAAGCGGATGAAGATGGTCGGCCGCGTCGAGGTCCCCCAGGAGGCGTTCGTCGCCGCGCTCTCCACCACCCAGCCCACGGAGAAGTCCGGCAAGAAGTAG
- a CDS encoding aminoglycoside phosphotransferase family protein — translation MSVHVPAELDRNRALGADWSRWLDRLPGLARELLEEWALTRDGEPMHGFCSLVLPVRTAEAEPAVLKLTFDGDDESEHEALVLQRVAGDGMVRLLRADPRRRALLLERLHTEDLTGLWDLEACEVVAGLYGRLHLPALPQLRTLTSYVDRWLARLEELRGEMPVPPRMVEQALHLGRSLVTDDASTAVVVHGDLHYENVLAADREPWLAIDPKPMNGDAHYEVPPLLWNRWDELAGDLRGGLRRRFHTVVDAAGLDESRARDWTIVRMVVDASWTVDDARAQQRRLTPSERHRLTQCVAIVKAVQD, via the coding sequence GTGAGTGTGCACGTCCCCGCCGAGCTGGACCGCAACCGTGCGCTCGGCGCCGACTGGTCGCGCTGGCTGGACCGGCTGCCGGGACTGGCTCGGGAGCTCCTCGAGGAGTGGGCGCTCACCCGCGACGGCGAGCCGATGCACGGCTTCTGCTCGCTGGTGCTGCCCGTCCGCACCGCCGAGGCCGAGCCGGCCGTCCTGAAGCTCACCTTCGACGGCGACGACGAGAGCGAGCATGAGGCCCTGGTGCTCCAGCGCGTGGCCGGCGACGGCATGGTCCGGCTGCTCCGCGCCGACCCGCGCCGGCGTGCGCTGCTGCTGGAGCGGCTGCACACCGAGGACCTCACCGGGCTGTGGGACCTCGAGGCCTGCGAGGTGGTCGCCGGGCTCTACGGCCGGCTGCACCTGCCCGCGCTGCCGCAGCTGCGCACGCTGACGTCGTACGTCGACCGGTGGCTGGCCCGGCTCGAGGAGCTGCGGGGCGAGATGCCGGTGCCGCCGCGGATGGTCGAGCAGGCCCTGCACCTCGGTCGGTCGTTGGTGACCGACGACGCCAGCACCGCCGTGGTCGTGCACGGCGACCTGCACTACGAGAACGTCCTCGCCGCCGACCGCGAGCCGTGGCTGGCCATCGACCCCAAGCCGATGAACGGCGACGCGCACTACGAGGTGCCGCCGCTGCTGTGGAACCGGTGGGACGAGCTGGCCGGGGACCTCCGGGGCGGTCTCAGACGCCGGTTCCACACCGTCGTCGACGCCGCGGGGCTCGACGAGAGCCGGGCCCGCGACTGGACGATCGTGCGGATGGTGGTCGACGCGTCGTGGACGGTGGACGACGCGCGGGCGCAGCAGCGTCGGCTGACCCCGTCGGAGCGGCACCGCCTCACCCAGTGCGTGGCGATCGTCAAGGCCGTCCAGGACTGA
- a CDS encoding SLC13 family permease, giving the protein MTLTHVAALAVFVGAYVLIATERVHRVAAALGGASLMLLLGLTDGQAAFYSRDTGIDWNVVFLLFGMMVIVGVVKQTGLFEALAIHAAKRARGRPFAILVMLLVITATASALLDNVTTVLLIAPVTFLLCERLALPVTPYLIAEVMAANIGGTATLIGDPPNIIIASRAGLTFNDFLEHLLPLVLVLMVVLIALCRWLFRGAFRYHPELVAEVMALSEREAIRDRRLLVQSLVVLALVLVGFVLHPVLHYEPSVVALLGAGLLVLVSSVTVEEAIADVEWETLVFFMGLFVMVGALVETGVIDELAGLLVDATGGQLVATVLVLLLASMVLSGVVDNIPYVATMAPVVAALQQHGGGTDHVLWWALAAGADLGGNATAVGASANVVVLGMAKRYGTPISFWEFTRYGLIVVAACAVVSVPWFWVRYLA; this is encoded by the coding sequence GTGACGCTGACCCACGTGGCCGCCCTGGCCGTCTTCGTCGGGGCCTACGTCCTGATCGCCACCGAACGGGTGCACCGGGTGGCCGCCGCCCTCGGGGGCGCGTCGCTGATGCTGCTGCTGGGCCTGACCGACGGCCAGGCCGCGTTCTACTCCAGGGACACCGGCATCGACTGGAACGTCGTCTTCCTGCTGTTCGGGATGATGGTCATCGTCGGCGTCGTCAAGCAGACCGGGTTGTTCGAGGCACTGGCCATCCACGCCGCCAAGCGGGCCCGGGGCCGGCCGTTCGCGATCCTGGTGATGCTGCTGGTCATCACCGCGACCGCCTCCGCGCTGCTCGACAACGTCACCACGGTGCTGCTGATCGCCCCGGTCACCTTCCTGCTCTGCGAGCGGCTCGCGCTGCCGGTCACGCCGTACCTCATCGCTGAGGTGATGGCGGCGAACATCGGCGGCACCGCCACCCTGATCGGCGACCCGCCCAACATCATCATCGCCAGTCGGGCCGGGCTGACCTTCAACGACTTCCTCGAGCACCTGCTGCCGCTCGTGCTGGTGCTGATGGTCGTGCTCATCGCGCTGTGCCGGTGGCTGTTCCGCGGCGCCTTCCGCTACCACCCCGAGCTGGTGGCCGAGGTGATGGCGCTCTCCGAGCGCGAGGCGATCCGGGACCGTCGCCTGCTCGTGCAGAGCCTGGTCGTGCTGGCGCTGGTGCTGGTCGGCTTCGTGCTGCACCCGGTGCTGCACTACGAGCCCTCGGTCGTCGCCCTCCTCGGCGCCGGGCTGCTGGTGCTCGTCTCGAGCGTCACCGTCGAGGAGGCCATCGCCGACGTGGAGTGGGAGACCCTGGTCTTCTTCATGGGCCTCTTCGTGATGGTGGGGGCGCTGGTGGAGACCGGCGTCATCGACGAACTGGCCGGCCTGCTCGTCGACGCCACCGGCGGGCAGCTCGTGGCCACCGTGCTCGTGCTGCTGCTGGCCTCGATGGTGCTCTCGGGGGTCGTCGACAACATCCCCTACGTCGCCACGATGGCGCCGGTGGTCGCGGCCCTGCAGCAGCACGGCGGCGGCACCGACCACGTGCTGTGGTGGGCGCTGGCGGCGGGGGCCGACCTCGGCGGCAACGCGACCGCGGTGGGCGCCAGCGCCAACGTGGTGGTGCTCGGGATGGCCAAGCGGTACGGCACGCCGATCAGCTTCTGGGAGTTCACCCGCTACGGCCTGATCGTCGTCGCCGCCTGCGCGGTGGTGTCGGTGCCGTGGTTCTGGGTGCGCTACCTGGCCTGA
- a CDS encoding CBS domain-containing protein has product MRAQDLAEDYPSIDVTAPALEAARMIGTDRRPAVVVVDQGRPFTVLPGSQVLNFLIPGYLQEDPSLVRAMDERSADTSLARLAGKSVGDLLPRDRRTELPKVAPEATVLECAAVMAQLHSPLLVVVDRLGVLQGVITASRLLETLVG; this is encoded by the coding sequence ATGAGAGCGCAGGACCTCGCCGAGGACTACCCCTCGATCGACGTGACCGCCCCCGCGCTGGAGGCCGCGCGGATGATCGGGACCGACCGCCGGCCGGCCGTGGTGGTGGTCGACCAGGGCCGGCCGTTCACGGTGCTGCCGGGATCGCAGGTGCTGAACTTCCTGATCCCGGGCTATCTCCAGGAGGACCCCTCCCTGGTGCGGGCGATGGACGAGAGGTCCGCCGACACCTCCCTCGCCCGGCTGGCCGGGAAGAGCGTCGGTGACCTGCTGCCCCGGGACCGGCGCACCGAGCTGCCGAAGGTCGCACCCGAGGCGACCGTGCTGGAGTGCGCGGCCGTGATGGCCCAGCTGCACAGCCCGCTGCTCGTGGTCGTGGACCGGCTCGGGGTCCTGCAGGGCGTGATCACCGCCTCCCGGCTGCTCGAGACGCTGGTCGGCTGA
- a CDS encoding MOSC domain-containing protein: protein MPSVLSVNVGRPREAAWAGIGRTSIDKRPVTGPVLARRLGLDGDRVSDTRHHGGADQAVYAFAREDLDGWADALGLEVPDGQFGENLTTLGLDVNAAELGERWLVGDAVLEVAAVRIPCNDFKTWMGRCGYDDRAWVRRFTEEQAPGAYLRVVVEGELRAGDKVTVVHRPGHGVTVRTMFRALTTDRSLLPELLRVDGLAAKSRARAEAYVAGTTGSATGA, encoded by the coding sequence ATGCCCAGCGTCCTCTCCGTCAACGTCGGCCGGCCCCGGGAGGCGGCCTGGGCCGGCATCGGCCGGACCTCGATCGACAAGCGCCCGGTCACCGGCCCGGTGCTCGCCCGGCGGCTCGGCCTGGACGGGGACCGGGTCTCCGACACCCGCCACCACGGAGGCGCCGACCAGGCGGTCTACGCCTTCGCCCGCGAGGACCTCGACGGCTGGGCCGACGCGCTCGGCCTGGAGGTCCCGGACGGGCAGTTCGGCGAGAACCTGACCACCCTCGGGCTCGACGTCAACGCCGCCGAGCTCGGCGAGCGGTGGCTGGTCGGGGACGCGGTGCTCGAGGTCGCCGCGGTGCGGATCCCCTGCAACGACTTCAAGACCTGGATGGGCCGCTGCGGCTACGACGATCGCGCCTGGGTGCGGCGGTTCACCGAGGAGCAGGCGCCGGGGGCCTACCTGCGGGTGGTGGTCGAGGGCGAGCTGCGCGCCGGCGACAAGGTGACCGTCGTGCACCGTCCCGGTCACGGCGTCACCGTGCGCACGATGTTCCGGGCGTTGACCACGGACCGATCCCTGCTGCCGGAGCTGCTCCGGGTGGACGGCCTGGCGGCGAAGTCGCGGGCCAGGGCGGAGGCCTACGTCGCGGGCACCACCGGTTCGGCTACCGGGGCGTAA
- a CDS encoding AMP-dependent synthetase/ligase, which translates to MPINYDTSFLDRLAPNVAVQFLDRVAASPDAEAYRYPEGAGWASMTWREAGERVSVFAAGLLALGIEPEQRVGILSATRYEWILADLAVMCAGGATTTVYPSTNAADTAYILSDSECRVVFAEDDEQVAKLKEHKAELPHLLRVVTFDGTTDDSWVINLAKLTEMGEQYLAEHPDVIAQTAKAIAPDQLATLIYTSGTTGRPKGVRLQHRSWVYEGASIQVQDILHEDDLQFLWLPMAHSFGKVLLSTQLACGFATAIDGRVDKIVENLGVVKPTFMGAAPRIFEKAHARIVTMQQSEGGPKEKIFDRAFAVGLEVERRRAEGRMVPPHLRLQHALFDRLVFSKIRERFGGRVRFFISGAAALNQDIAHWFNAAGILILEGYGLTESSAGSFVNHPRDYRIGTVGPVLPGSEVRLGDGDEIQIKGPGVMEGYHNLPEETAKTLTQDGWLRTGDKGSLDADGFLTITGRIKDLFKTSGGKYIAPSAIESKFKAVCPYASQFMVFGSERNYCVALVTLDPEALEGWAEENGVAGKSYTDLVRSAKVRSLVQGYVDELNSRLNRWETIKKWDLLDHDLTVESGELTPSMKVKRNVVGANYQEQIDAMYA; encoded by the coding sequence ATGCCGATCAACTACGACACCAGCTTCCTCGACCGACTGGCCCCCAACGTGGCCGTCCAGTTCCTCGACCGGGTGGCCGCCAGCCCGGACGCCGAGGCCTACCGCTACCCCGAGGGCGCCGGCTGGGCGTCGATGACCTGGCGCGAGGCGGGGGAGCGGGTCTCCGTGTTCGCCGCCGGGCTGCTCGCCCTCGGGATCGAGCCGGAGCAGCGGGTCGGCATCCTGTCGGCGACCCGGTACGAGTGGATCCTGGCCGATCTCGCGGTCATGTGTGCCGGGGGAGCGACCACGACGGTCTACCCGAGCACGAACGCCGCCGACACGGCGTACATCCTCAGCGACTCCGAGTGCCGGGTGGTCTTCGCCGAGGACGACGAGCAGGTCGCCAAGCTCAAGGAGCACAAGGCCGAGCTGCCGCACCTGCTGCGCGTGGTCACCTTCGACGGCACCACCGACGACAGCTGGGTGATCAACCTCGCCAAGCTGACCGAGATGGGCGAGCAGTACCTCGCCGAGCACCCGGACGTGATCGCCCAGACCGCGAAGGCGATCGCCCCCGACCAGCTGGCCACGCTGATCTACACCTCCGGCACCACCGGTCGGCCCAAGGGCGTGCGGCTGCAGCACCGCTCCTGGGTCTACGAGGGCGCCTCGATCCAGGTGCAGGACATCCTCCATGAGGACGACCTGCAGTTCCTGTGGCTGCCGATGGCGCACTCGTTCGGCAAGGTGCTGCTCTCCACCCAGCTCGCCTGCGGGTTCGCGACCGCCATCGACGGCCGCGTCGACAAGATCGTGGAGAACCTCGGCGTGGTGAAGCCGACCTTCATGGGCGCCGCGCCCCGCATCTTCGAGAAGGCGCACGCGCGGATCGTGACCATGCAGCAGAGCGAGGGCGGCCCCAAGGAGAAGATCTTCGACCGGGCCTTCGCCGTGGGCCTCGAGGTCGAGCGGCGGCGCGCCGAGGGCCGGATGGTCCCGCCGCACCTGCGGCTGCAGCACGCGCTGTTCGACCGCCTGGTCTTCAGCAAGATCCGCGAGCGCTTCGGCGGCCGGGTCCGGTTCTTCATCTCCGGTGCCGCCGCGCTCAACCAGGACATCGCGCACTGGTTCAACGCCGCGGGGATCTTGATCCTGGAGGGCTACGGGCTGACCGAGAGCTCCGCGGGGTCGTTCGTGAACCATCCCCGCGACTACCGGATCGGCACGGTGGGTCCGGTGCTGCCGGGCAGCGAGGTCCGGCTGGGCGACGGCGACGAGATCCAGATCAAGGGTCCCGGGGTGATGGAGGGCTACCACAACCTGCCCGAGGAGACCGCGAAGACGCTCACCCAGGACGGCTGGCTGCGCACGGGGGACAAGGGCAGCCTGGACGCCGACGGCTTCCTCACGATCACCGGCAGGATCAAGGACCTGTTCAAGACCTCCGGCGGCAAGTACATCGCGCCCTCTGCGATCGAGTCGAAGTTCAAGGCGGTCTGCCCCTACGCCAGCCAGTTCATGGTGTTCGGCAGCGAGCGCAACTACTGCGTGGCGCTGGTCACCCTCGACCCGGAGGCGCTCGAGGGCTGGGCCGAGGAGAACGGCGTGGCCGGGAAGTCCTACACCGACCTGGTCCGGTCCGCGAAGGTGCGCAGCCTGGTCCAGGGCTACGTCGACGAGCTGAACTCCCGGCTGAACCGCTGGGAGACCATCAAGAAGTGGGACCTGCTCGACCACGACCTGACCGTGGAGTCCGGTGAGCTCACCCCGTCGATGAAGGTCAAGCGCAACGTCGTCGGGGCCAACTACCAGGAGCAGATCGACGCGATGTACGCCTGA
- the hemW gene encoding radical SAM family heme chaperone HemW, producing MPPSTLPAGEPVPDDGALPPEALAECGERPFGFYVHVPFCTVRCGYCDFNTYTLEELGGAGAAPGASRASYAEAAIAEVRRARAVLGARELPVSTVFFGGGTPTLLPSADLAAVVAAIDAEFGLAPGAEVTTESNPDSVTAADLEALREGGISRISFGMQSAVAHVLRTLDRTHDPRRVPSVVQWARAAGFDQVSLDLIYGTPGESLADWEASVDAALACAPDHVSAYALIVEEGTALARQVRRGEVPMPDDDDLADKYLAADERLEAAGLGWYEVSNWARDASSRCRHNMLYWTGADWWGVGPGAHSHVGGVRWWNVKHPAAYADRLAADRSPAHAREVLDEETRRVERVLLEVRLRDGLPLDALDAAGRAAVPDLVRRGLLVPPAGAGRLVLTRTGRLLADAVVRDLLG from the coding sequence GTGCCCCCCTCCACCCTGCCCGCCGGTGAGCCGGTGCCCGACGACGGGGCGCTGCCGCCGGAGGCGCTCGCGGAGTGCGGCGAGCGCCCGTTCGGGTTCTACGTGCACGTGCCGTTCTGCACGGTGCGGTGCGGCTACTGCGACTTCAACACCTACACGCTCGAGGAGCTGGGTGGTGCCGGCGCGGCGCCGGGCGCGTCGCGAGCCTCGTACGCCGAGGCCGCGATCGCGGAGGTGCGCCGGGCCCGGGCGGTGCTCGGCGCACGCGAGCTGCCGGTCTCCACGGTGTTCTTCGGCGGGGGCACCCCGACCCTGCTGCCGTCGGCGGACCTGGCCGCCGTGGTCGCGGCGATCGACGCGGAGTTCGGCCTGGCCCCGGGTGCGGAGGTGACCACCGAGTCCAACCCCGACAGCGTCACCGCGGCCGACCTCGAGGCCCTGCGCGAGGGCGGGATCAGCCGGATCTCGTTCGGCATGCAGTCCGCCGTCGCCCACGTGCTGCGCACCCTCGACCGCACCCACGACCCGCGCCGCGTGCCGTCGGTCGTGCAGTGGGCGCGGGCGGCGGGCTTCGACCAGGTCAGCCTGGACCTCATCTACGGCACCCCGGGGGAGTCGCTCGCCGACTGGGAGGCCTCGGTGGACGCGGCCCTGGCGTGCGCGCCCGACCACGTCTCGGCGTACGCCCTGATCGTGGAGGAGGGCACCGCGCTGGCGCGGCAGGTCCGCCGCGGCGAGGTGCCGATGCCCGACGACGACGACCTCGCCGACAAGTACCTCGCCGCCGACGAGCGGCTCGAGGCCGCCGGCCTGGGCTGGTACGAGGTGTCGAACTGGGCGCGCGACGCCTCGAGCCGCTGTCGGCACAACATGCTCTACTGGACCGGTGCCGACTGGTGGGGGGTCGGCCCCGGCGCGCACTCGCACGTGGGCGGCGTGCGCTGGTGGAACGTCAAGCACCCCGCGGCGTACGCCGACCGGCTGGCCGCCGACCGCAGCCCCGCCCACGCCCGCGAGGTGCTCGACGAGGAGACCCGGCGGGTCGAGCGGGTGCTGCTCGAGGTGCGGCTGCGCGACGGGCTGCCGCTCGACGCGCTCGACGCCGCCGGCCGGGCGGCCGTCCCGGACCTCGTGCGGCGTGGGCTGCTGGTGCCGCCGGCCGGCGCCGGCCGGCTGGTGCTCACCCGTACCGGGCGGCTGCTCGCCGACGCGGTCGTGCGCGACCTGCTCGGCTGA
- a CDS encoding DUF4870 domain-containing protein, giving the protein MSDPNRPGHPEDQPPQGQPGLGPTPPPPPGQYGQYGQYGQYGQYGQPAQPPYGQPPYGGPGPLSQDEITWGSAAHWSALVAAFVALAFLGPLIVMLTKGTQSAYVRRQAVESLNFQLSILIYGIVSLALCLVLIGFLLLPIVGVVWLVFTILAAVRAGQGEEYHYPLTIRMVS; this is encoded by the coding sequence ATGAGCGATCCGAACCGTCCAGGACACCCTGAGGACCAGCCGCCGCAGGGGCAACCGGGCCTGGGGCCGACGCCTCCCCCGCCGCCCGGCCAGTACGGGCAGTACGGGCAGTACGGGCAGTACGGCCAGTACGGCCAGCCCGCCCAACCGCCGTACGGCCAGCCGCCGTACGGCGGCCCCGGCCCGCTGTCCCAGGACGAGATCACCTGGGGCTCGGCCGCCCACTGGAGCGCCCTGGTCGCCGCGTTCGTGGCGCTGGCGTTCCTCGGGCCGCTGATCGTAATGCTCACCAAGGGCACGCAGTCGGCCTACGTGCGCCGGCAGGCGGTGGAGTCGCTGAACTTCCAGCTGTCGATCCTGATCTACGGGATCGTGTCGCTGGCGCTGTGCCTGGTGCTGATCGGCTTCCTGCTGCTGCCGATCGTCGGCGTGGTCTGGCTGGTCTTCACCATCCTCGCCGCGGTGCGCGCCGGGCAGGGCGAGGAGTACCACTACCCGCTGACCATCCGGATGGTCAGCTGA